The Lolium rigidum isolate FL_2022 chromosome 1, APGP_CSIRO_Lrig_0.1, whole genome shotgun sequence region aagtaccccacaaatatgacactatgtatctctttctctctctctccaaaaACTATGCTTTTAAGGTTTAAGATCCTGCTTCCTGAAGAGGAGgttgcctcctcatccgaacctatttTAAACCACCCGAACCTAGCTAAAGGTGTGAGGCGATACCTCTAGGGTAGTGTATTAGGTATGCTCTTACATCTCTATATATTATTGTCTCCTGAGTGGTGACCctataccggtagcccggtgggtgCTAGCCCGACAACTTTTGGATCCTCCTCGGCCATCATAAGAGAGAAAACGTCATTGCCTATGGCATTTGAACCTAATAGGCTACCGAACAGACCGCTCGGGTCGTCCCCTCCAGGGCGACTCAGGGCGGAACCCtaaccccccgccgccgccttcccttccccctcctcctccctcctcgccgtcccctgaggctgccgccggcgaagcctCGGCGCggtcggtgatgggggcggcggggatccgcgCGCGGTCCCCCGGGACGGCGGTAGGAGGCACGCTCCGCGCCGGGGGATGATCCCGAACCCGGCGgttgatggcggcgcggccatctcATCACGTCttcgccgcggcctcgccgggcggacgatgatgggggcggcggcgcggccatggaACCATGGCGGCGTGGCTCTCTCCTCCGTTCCTCGACGCGGTCTCACCGGGCAGGCGgcttgggggcggcggcgcggccccggatctcggcggcgcgatcctctccttccttcctCGCCTCGGCATCGCCGGGCGTGTGGTGATGGGGGTGGatctcgtgctgctcctcctcaaggtctGGATCACGGCACAAAGGGCagcggccctggatggcggtgacggcgtcgaCCTGGTGGTAGGTGGCGGGCGTTAGGTGCGATGGaggtgcttggaagccggcgatggtgtcgccggtggagggttgggttggccagcccgggatggtcgccgacgtgggggtccgacctgaataaaggcggcggtcctagggcctctcttgcgtgaagaggaggacctaccggaggcctagactcgtgatctggccggagggttgagttccggaaggctccgccggcgaatgtaatagcactttgcctggagtttgctggatcggaggtatttggtcgtgcgcacccatgcgtttattccgaccgtttggttctggagggagcggcgcgaagctctttttctgtgttgacatcaagtgactatggatccatgatgaaagtcggaagaagagaatttcttaaaggccggaggggaggactagctaagggaggttcaagtctccgcgctgttgaggggcttgcttcttCACAGCAGCGGTTTGGAAGTGGGGGtggcaacacaggtgaagcgcagagtcctacctttcagggtgaaaacccaaggtctggccttaactggttgttcctggcagtgaccttggtggaggcattgttttgagagcggagactatcttcagggtgaaaacctaagatctttgatcgggcgacgacggtgtttgagcactgttccattcttgaaggcgtcgttttttggagagtctgtaattcaggtgttgtcatggtggtggatgtattatcgttgttaggcccgagatactgtagcgggacttttgtttcttagttttcttttcctttttttggctgtgtgcatccgtagtgccattagggtggtgcgttgttgcagaggctgggtgtaattggtatcttcttgatattaatatattccctttatcgaaaaaaaatttgAACCTAATAATTTCGTGGGTCATTTGACTTCTTAGATCTGGTTTTTTCAGGGTAAGTTACAAAGTTTGAAACCCAGTACTCTACGTATATTAGTCATTTTCATATAGATCACGGATGAATCGCACCCACATAGCTGCATCTATATTATCTAATTCCAAATGTTTTTGAAAAAGTTCTTTCCAGAACTTACACATATATACAATTTTCATGGACCGCAGAAATACTTGAATTTTCCTTACTTTTCTCGCGCGCAATATGTCTCATCTCTCCCCAATGGTTACCGAGTTGGGTTCAGGTACTATGCCTGGGTGCCGAAAATTCGTCCGCTAAAATAAGGACTTCGTCGTCTCTAGCGCCGGCTGAGGAGTCGGCGGATCTGAATGTCGTCTGAAGGAGCAACGGCGGGGGTACCAGCGACAGTATAGCCTGGCAAATCTCTGGGATTGGCCTGTTCGTTCGAGCGATGGAATTTTGTGACGTGGATGATGCGTGGAGGGGAATATTCCAGTTGCCTCGAGATACGTGCAGAAGAGCAGACGTGGAGAAATCGGCGTCACGTGCAGGCTTTGGACTGATTTTCTTGCCAATTAGCCGGTCAGCCCTAGCAGTCTTCCTATTTAGTTTGCGCCGATGCCGAATCCTCTGCTCGCCTCCACCCCAGTAGTTCTCAACAGAACCAAAATTTTGGACGCCTGCcgcgacggcgccggcgccggccatgGGGGATCGGGCCAAGTTTCCCGGCCGCTACCAGCAGGTGCAGCTGCTCGGCGAGGGCAACTTCGCCAAGGTTTACCTGGCGCGGCACATGGACACGAAGCAGGAGGTGGCGATCAAGGTGATGGACAAGGAGAAGCTCATCAAGCTGGGCGCCGTGCACCAGATCAAGCGGGAGATCGCCGTGATGCGCCGGCTGCGGCACCCCAACATCGTGCAGCTCCACAAGGTCATGGCGTGCAAGTCCCGCATCTTCGTGGTGATGGAGTACGTCCGCGGCGGCCCGCTGTACCGGCACGTCCCGGTGAACGGCGGcatgaaggaggacgaggcgcgcCGCATCTTCCAGCAGCTGGTGTCCGCGCTCACCTTCTGCCACGCGCAGGGGGTGTACCACCGCGACATCAAGCCCGACAACCTCCTGGTCGACGAGCACGGCAACCTCAAGGTCGCCGACTTCGGGCTCTCCGCCCACGCCGACACGGCGCGGCAGGAGGCGATCCTCCACACAGTCTGCGGCACGCCGCTCTACGTCGCTCCGGAGGTGTTCCTGCGCAAGGGCTATGACGGCGCCAAGGCGGACGCGTGGTCCTGCGGCATCGTCCTCTTCGTGCTCGCCGCCGGCCGCAAGCCCTTCCGCGACGACGACCTCCGCGTGCTGTACCGCACCATCTGCCGCGGCGACTTCCGCTGCCCGCGCTCCTTCAGCCCGGAACTCGTGCGCAtcgtgcgccgcctcctccagccgaaCCCGACGCACCGGATCACGCTGCTGCAGATCATGGAGACGGACTGGTTCAAGAAGGGATTCAAAGAAATCAGTTTCTACATCGACAAGAAGGATTGCCTGCGCAGCCTCGATGGCCCCGAAGAGCCCGACTTCTGCGACTCTGACTCTGACGACGAGACCGTCATGTCTCCGGACTCTTCCTCCCCTGTGGCTCAAGCTCAAGGCATGCACACCTCCATATCAGCACCGTCTCTGGTGAACCTCGAGAAGATGCACAGATCCGCCTCTCGGGCGCCCCAGACGCGCTTGAGACGGATCAAGAGCATGAACGCATTCGACATCATCGCCTCCTCGCCGAGCTTCGACCTGTCCGGGCTGTTTGAGGAGCGGGGAGAGCAGATGCGTTTTGTGTCCAGCGCGCCGGTGGCCACGATCATCGCCAAGCTGGAGGAGATCGCCGGGCAGGTCAGCTTCACGGCGCGCACCAAGGATTCCCAGGTGAGCTTCGAGGCGACGAGGAATGGGCACAAGGGCGCGCTCGCCATCTCCGCCAAGATACTCCAGCTCACGCCGGAGATCGTGATGGTCCAGGTAAGCAAGAAAGCAGGTGACACCGCCGAGTACCATCAGTTCTGCAGCAGTGAGCTCAAGCCCGGACTGCGCGGCCTCGTGGACGGCCTGCCGGAGGAAGGCCTCCCTCCGGCGCTAAGTGTTGCCTGAAATTCAAGTCTATTACTGTGTGGGAAAATGCAGCAGGGGTTGATATCATAAGTATCTTTCAGTTAGATTGTTTTGTTCTTTGCTTGGTAGTTTTGTTTAGGATTTGACAGTGTTAATAGTGGATCACTGATTCATGACACTGTAGTAGGTTTTGTTTACTTATATGTGCTCCGTACATTAGCGAGAAGAGATCCTGTTGCTAAGTTAATTTACATGACACATTTTCTGAACTTGAAGTTCATATGGATTTCGATGTGATTTTTGTAATGTCTCCTGTTTCTCCACCTCCTTACCTACCATGATATAGGTAGGTTGCATAAGAAACATATATCGTTAACGAGAATATACTTTAGAGGACAGATGCATCTCTCGCTTGCCTGACACAGAGGAAGGATAAGTAAAGAAGCATTGTGTTATTTCTCCTAGTTCACTGAATAATTCCTTGAAGCAAAGAGGCATCCTTCCTTCCTCCCCTGGCAGGGGAATGATTGTCTTGAAATAATATATACGCAAGTTTAACCACCATCGATTAGTGTAGAAAAACGAGGAACAACATCACATTCCCTGACACTCAGTTCAATTTGGTACAAAATCGTCCTGAAGTGAAAGGTCAAAATGGCCAGATATGATGAAGAATCTAAGGCAAGGAGAGTGCCCTTTCTAGGAAATTGGGCGCCACTTGAATACACAACCTTCTTcaacttgttcttcctctccttttcGACAACACATTACCTGACAAAAAGGAGAAAGGGAAAGCGAGAAAACAGAGATATTTCTGCCCTGCTCCGAGGGGAATCACAAGCGGTATACCATAGCAGAGACGAATCTGCGCCACAAGATTTCAGTGTAGGCATTAGCCCCACATGTCGGCTGTCGACATCCTGCCCGATTTGTTCTATTCTATTTGAAGAGGACACAAGCTTTTCTGCAGATCTTTTCCCGATGGCCGTGCTGTTCGTTGCTGTTATTGTCCGTGAAAACCATACCCGTGGCCATCCAAGCTGAGCCACCCTTTGTTCTTAATCTCAACAACTTGATGCCATATGGCTTGTCCTTGGCTGATATACACAGTGAGTCCAGACGGCAACATGTTAGTTCAGACAAAATAGCTGTGTCTGCTTATGAATCTTATGCTTGCTCTTACCTGTATACTATTCTCTTCTAAGATCTGGCAGTAAAATGGACACATGCATGGTTCCAGAACTAAAACCAAACTACATTTCTCATGCCTGATCTGCCACTTCTTTAGTCAATTATGTGGACAACAGTACCAACACAGTGGACGCAAAATAGAGCCACAAATGATACAGAGAGTTCACCAACCAATGGTTTCCTTGCCTAAGATGAGCTACATGTCCAACGAGCTTCCTAAACTATGCACAGCTAGCAGTATTGTATTGAGGTATGTTAGTGTGTATCATATGTTTGCTCCACATTCATCATTTTCTCGACTGTTTTCTATCAGCTGACCTGTCTCTGCTTGACATCACCAGGGATCTGCATCGCGTATATCGTGATCATTTTcatcattttatttttttgctagTACTACATTTCTAAGTCACATTCAGGGCGAGTACTACATTGATGATTTCCACCTGACTTCCAGTTTTCCTTTCTGAATCAGCTTTATGCAAGCTTTTTAACACTTCCCTTTCTGCATCGAAAGGCATGTGCTGATCCATTTGTACCGTTCCATGCTTCTTctcctttgttttcttcttattaAGAGAAGAAAAGGCTCACGTTATCAACAGCGATGGACATGCACGGGCGACATAAAACCTCTAGAATCATGTGGTTTACATGAAACATGACACCTGCTATGGCCAGAGAGAAGGACAGATTATATAAACAAATATTTCTACTCTCACATTAGATTTACTCAGCATCTCTGCTCTTTGTTGATAGTTACTCCCTCATGTCTCTTTTAATTgattcagatttagtacaactttgtactaaattcgagtcaattaaaaaatacCGGAGGGAGTACGTGATAATGAACTAAAAATGGTTAGCGGAGTTCAGAATCTTCTAGTTCCTCACAATGTCTGTCTCTCTGAATAATTGATACAGGCAAATGAAATGGAAGATACCGCAATGATCGGTATGTTTCTGCAATAGATAGTGCAAACCATTATGTTTGGAATAGTTGCTCAACTTCCTTTACTCATGATTTATTAGAATTTTATTTGGTAACAATAAAATTCAGCTAGTT contains the following coding sequences:
- the LOC124702877 gene encoding CBL-interacting protein kinase 25-like translates to MGDRAKFPGRYQQVQLLGEGNFAKVYLARHMDTKQEVAIKVMDKEKLIKLGAVHQIKREIAVMRRLRHPNIVQLHKVMACKSRIFVVMEYVRGGPLYRHVPVNGGMKEDEARRIFQQLVSALTFCHAQGVYHRDIKPDNLLVDEHGNLKVADFGLSAHADTARQEAILHTVCGTPLYVAPEVFLRKGYDGAKADAWSCGIVLFVLAAGRKPFRDDDLRVLYRTICRGDFRCPRSFSPELVRIVRRLLQPNPTHRITLLQIMETDWFKKGFKEISFYIDKKDCLRSLDGPEEPDFCDSDSDDETVMSPDSSSPVAQAQGMHTSISAPSLVNLEKMHRSASRAPQTRLRRIKSMNAFDIIASSPSFDLSGLFEERGEQMRFVSSAPVATIIAKLEEIAGQVSFTARTKDSQVSFEATRNGHKGALAISAKILQLTPEIVMVQVSKKAGDTAEYHQFCSSELKPGLRGLVDGLPEEGLPPALSVA